In a single window of the Deltaproteobacteria bacterium genome:
- a CDS encoding ABC transporter substrate-binding protein, with translation MKRFSILVLAMFFLASAYSLSQAQQPKRGGTLTIGFKEEPDRLDARYQGRRFILFPEVFESLAVFGKNMSDIRPALAEKWEQPNLTTYIFHLRKGVKFHNGRELTAEDVKTNIEWRSKGAPKDWPRMRNLEAMSKIKEVEILDKHKIKVTIDEPGPMMVTAFTGGDTGLPGIIPPETAGKLMLGKGGTLPIGTGPFKVTEWVSGSHITMERFNDYWGPKALVDKIVFKFIFDDDARLIALQRGDVDIAEQITGAGLPIVNKDPNLQVFKTLRTFRDIKLYYNNKNWPMSDVRFRRALTMMVDFDKNVDVLRGEAVRAKSFMAGSSWANDPEIGKMFPKHDVAKAKELLKEVEKAGGKPLPELVYVSPNRDVYVKIANLHYAAYTAAGLKINLKMVAPDQWLRDRGAGNYDITLAGGGGPGMDPLYQARMFGSAKDIGLIERDGFNIPRWVNKEYDSLIRKAQSTEDKKVRAKLYQAADKILMAELPAAPYYHEVYSHAAKKYVKGIITMESGDPHLHTPAGQVWLDK, from the coding sequence ATGAAGCGTTTTTCGATCCTAGTCTTAGCCATGTTTTTCCTGGCTTCGGCTTACTCGCTGAGCCAGGCGCAGCAGCCCAAGCGCGGCGGCACGCTGACCATCGGCTTCAAGGAAGAGCCGGACCGGCTCGATGCGCGCTATCAAGGGCGGCGCTTCATTCTCTTTCCCGAAGTCTTCGAAAGCCTAGCGGTGTTTGGCAAAAACATGAGCGATATCCGTCCGGCGCTGGCGGAAAAGTGGGAGCAGCCCAATCTGACCACCTACATTTTTCATTTGCGCAAGGGTGTGAAATTCCACAACGGCCGCGAGCTGACCGCGGAAGACGTCAAGACCAACATCGAGTGGCGCAGCAAGGGCGCGCCCAAAGACTGGCCGCGCATGCGCAATCTGGAAGCGATGAGCAAGATCAAAGAGGTCGAGATCCTAGACAAGCACAAGATCAAAGTCACCATCGATGAGCCTGGCCCGATGATGGTGACGGCGTTTACCGGCGGCGATACGGGTCTGCCGGGAATTATTCCGCCAGAGACGGCGGGCAAGTTGATGCTGGGCAAAGGCGGCACTCTGCCGATCGGCACGGGACCCTTCAAAGTCACCGAATGGGTTTCGGGCAGCCATATTACAATGGAACGCTTCAACGACTACTGGGGACCGAAAGCGCTGGTCGACAAGATCGTTTTCAAGTTTATTTTCGATGACGATGCCCGGCTGATCGCGCTGCAGCGCGGCGACGTCGACATCGCCGAGCAGATCACCGGCGCGGGGTTGCCGATCGTCAACAAAGATCCCAACCTGCAAGTGTTCAAGACGCTGCGCACCTTTCGCGACATCAAGCTTTATTACAACAACAAGAACTGGCCGATGAGCGACGTGCGCTTTCGCCGGGCGCTGACCATGATGGTCGACTTTGACAAGAACGTCGATGTGCTGCGCGGCGAAGCGGTGCGCGCCAAGAGTTTCATGGCGGGGTCGAGTTGGGCCAACGATCCCGAGATCGGCAAGATGTTTCCCAAGCACGACGTCGCCAAAGCCAAGGAGCTGCTTAAAGAAGTGGAAAAGGCCGGCGGCAAACCGTTGCCGGAATTGGTTTACGTGAGCCCCAACCGCGATGTTTACGTCAAGATCGCCAACCTGCATTACGCGGCGTACACGGCAGCGGGCTTGAAGATCAATCTCAAAATGGTCGCGCCCGACCAATGGCTGCGCGACCGCGGCGCGGGCAATTACGACATTACACTGGCCGGGGGCGGCGGGCCGGGCATGGACCCACTTTATCAAGCGCGTATGTTCGGTTCGGCCAAAGACATCGGTCTGATCGAGCGCGACGGTTTCAACATTCCGCGCTGGGTGAATAAAGAGTACGACTCGCTGATCCGCAAGGCGCAATCCACCGAAGACAAGAAGGTGCGCGCCAAGCTCTATCAAGCCGCGGACAAGATTCTTATGGCTGAGCTGCCGGCGGCGCCGTATTATCACGAGGTCTATTCGCACGCGGCCAAGAAATACGTCAAAGGCATCATCACGATGGAGAGCGGCGATCCGCATCTGCATACGCCGGCGGGGCAGGTCTGGCTCGACAAGTAG
- a CDS encoding ABC transporter ATP-binding protein — MAELLQVKNLRVSFFTPEGEVRAIDGVNFEIDQGKTLGLVGESGCGKSVTSLSIMRLIPSPPGKIVGGEIFYKGRDLLKLNNEEMRKIRGNEISMIFQEPMTSLNPVFTVGNQIGEAIKLHQGLGKAETRAKTIEMLRLVKIADPDSRVDAYPHQLSGGMRQRIMIAMALSCNPSLLIADEPTTALDVTIQAQILELMKELQQKIGMALLLITHDLGVVAEQADDVAIMYAGKIVERSNTRAIFTKPFHPYTVGLLNSLPQTGSAKKKRLDAIPGVVPSPLRLPSGCRFRDRCPKAQDVCAQTEPPLVEKEAGHTVACHFPHSEVRQSAVA, encoded by the coding sequence ATGGCAGAACTTCTGCAAGTCAAAAATCTTCGCGTGTCGTTTTTCACTCCCGAGGGTGAAGTGCGCGCCATCGACGGCGTCAACTTCGAGATCGATCAGGGCAAGACCCTGGGTCTCGTTGGTGAATCGGGCTGCGGCAAAAGCGTGACGTCGCTTTCCATCATGCGCTTGATCCCGTCGCCCCCGGGTAAGATCGTCGGCGGTGAAATCTTCTACAAGGGCCGGGACCTTCTCAAGCTCAACAATGAAGAGATGCGCAAGATTCGCGGCAACGAGATCTCGATGATCTTTCAGGAGCCGATGACCTCGCTCAATCCGGTTTTCACCGTTGGCAATCAGATCGGCGAGGCGATCAAGCTGCATCAAGGCCTGGGCAAGGCCGAGACCCGCGCCAAGACCATCGAAATGCTGCGGCTAGTCAAGATCGCCGACCCCGATTCGCGCGTCGATGCCTATCCGCATCAATTGAGCGGCGGCATGCGCCAGCGCATCATGATCGCCATGGCGTTGTCGTGCAATCCGAGCCTGTTGATTGCCGACGAGCCGACCACCGCCCTCGACGTAACAATTCAAGCGCAGATCCTCGAACTGATGAAAGAGCTGCAGCAGAAAATCGGCATGGCGCTGTTGCTGATCACCCACGACTTGGGTGTGGTTGCCGAGCAAGCCGATGACGTGGCGATCATGTACGCTGGTAAGATCGTCGAGCGCTCGAATACGCGGGCAATTTTTACCAAACCGTTTCATCCTTATACCGTGGGGCTATTGAATTCGCTGCCGCAGACCGGCAGTGCCAAGAAGAAAAGGCTGGACGCTATCCCCGGCGTGGTGCCGAGCCCGCTGCGCTTGCCGAGCGGCTGCCGCTTTCGCGACCGCTGCCCCAAGGCGCAGGATGTTTGCGCGCAAACCGAGCCGCCGCTGGTCGAAAAAGAGGCCGGGCACACGGTGGCGTGTCATTTCCCGCACTCCGAAGTGAGGCAAAGCGCAGTCGCATGA
- a CDS encoding dipeptide ABC transporter ATP-binding protein yields MSLLEIRNLKKHFPVGDGFFSRNKGVVKAVDGVSLTVNEGETLGLVGESGCGKSTLGRALLRLIEPTSGEVMFQGKNLLALSQRELRDMRREMQIIFQDPYASLNPRMRVGDIVGEGLEIHKLAKGKAKRDRVMELLHQVGLREDHFDRYPHEFSGGQRQRIGIARALAVSPKFIVCDEPVSSLDVSIQAQIINLLQELQEKLKLTYLFISHDLRVVEHISHRVAIMYLGKVVELASGETIYREAKHPYTKALLSSVPLPDMERKKERIVLEGDVPSPVNPPSGCTFHPRCSYRQPLCSQSEPSLDFDASGHGTSCHVFGPEKRA; encoded by the coding sequence ATGAGTTTGTTAGAAATCCGTAACCTTAAGAAACACTTCCCGGTCGGCGATGGGTTTTTCTCGCGCAACAAGGGTGTGGTCAAGGCCGTCGACGGTGTCAGCCTGACCGTGAACGAGGGTGAGACGCTCGGCCTTGTCGGTGAGTCGGGCTGCGGTAAGTCGACTTTGGGCCGCGCACTTTTGCGCTTGATCGAACCGACCAGCGGCGAGGTGATGTTCCAAGGCAAGAATCTGTTGGCGCTGTCGCAGCGCGAGCTGCGCGACATGCGGCGCGAGATGCAGATTATTTTTCAAGACCCCTACGCGTCGCTCAACCCGCGCATGCGCGTCGGCGACATCGTCGGCGAGGGCCTGGAAATTCACAAGCTCGCCAAAGGCAAAGCCAAGCGCGATCGCGTCATGGAGCTTTTGCATCAGGTCGGTTTGCGCGAGGATCACTTCGACCGCTATCCGCACGAGTTTAGCGGCGGGCAGCGCCAGCGCATCGGCATTGCCCGCGCATTGGCCGTGAGCCCCAAGTTTATCGTTTGCGATGAGCCGGTGTCGTCCCTCGATGTGTCGATCCAGGCGCAGATCATCAACCTGCTGCAAGAGCTGCAGGAAAAACTGAAACTCACTTACCTGTTCATTTCCCATGACCTGCGCGTCGTCGAGCACATCAGCCACCGGGTCGCGATCATGTATCTAGGCAAAGTCGTCGAACTCGCCAGCGGCGAGACGATCTATCGTGAGGCCAAACATCCTTATACCAAGGCTTTGCTATCGTCAGTGCCGCTGCCTGATATGGAGCGCAAGAAAGAACGCATCGTGCTCGAAGGCGACGTGCCAAGCCCAGTAAATCCGCCTTCGGGCTGCACGTTTCACCCGCGCTGTTCTTACCGGCAACCGCTGTGCAGCCAGAGCGAGCCTTCGCTGGATTTCGATGCATCCGGCCATGGTACCTCTTGCCATGTCTTTGGTCCTGAGAAACGCGCCTGA
- a CDS encoding glycosyltransferase family 39 protein — protein MRFSNSSLVFGTVLLLALRLTGAFLIELAPQEAYYWNYAMHPALGYFDHPPAVAWVIRAGYEVVGKSEIGVRIGGYVLTLLSTGLLYLLAKLWFSKRAGLWAAFLFQIVPLFLVYGMLITPDVPLTFFWLLTLYLVSRAVREARSGLWYYAGGSLGLAFLSKYSAAFLVLSTCLFLLCDPRYRFWLRRKEPYLALAIAAIFFTPVVLWNMEPGWASFKFQVSDRLAVQANNPLRRFSEYVLIQLGVTSPMFIAALLLIGAVPRSLPWQPRRGAWRFALAFSLPLLLFLLAYGSRATVKANWPLPGYLPLLLAAYPAYRYLRFGSGQRMRIAARRLLVCWLCAMPLLYGVAIYHLTKTLPHVKVHRWTTGWRELGKLVGSHARVLEQESSQKVFLLGLDTHYLASALSFYAEGGYPVFSRNLIGRPALAFAYWGAATEPRGMNALAIDVNEPDPSKLRPYFERVDEQVTRVPVMLGERRLYDFYLVKCYGYKGIGAAQKKLSSGSD, from the coding sequence TTGAGATTTTCCAATTCTTCACTGGTTTTTGGCACGGTGTTGCTGCTCGCGCTGCGTTTGACAGGCGCGTTCTTGATCGAGCTCGCGCCGCAGGAGGCCTATTATTGGAACTACGCGATGCATCCGGCGCTCGGTTACTTCGATCATCCGCCGGCGGTCGCTTGGGTCATTCGCGCCGGCTACGAAGTAGTCGGCAAATCCGAGATCGGCGTACGGATCGGCGGCTACGTCCTGACTTTACTTTCGACCGGGCTGCTCTATCTGCTCGCGAAGTTGTGGTTCAGCAAAAGGGCCGGTCTATGGGCGGCATTTCTGTTTCAGATTGTGCCGTTGTTTTTGGTCTACGGGATGTTGATCACGCCCGACGTGCCGTTGACTTTTTTTTGGCTGCTAACGCTCTACCTGGTTTCCCGCGCGGTGCGCGAAGCAAGGTCCGGCCTCTGGTACTATGCAGGGGGTTCGCTTGGCCTTGCCTTTCTCTCAAAATATAGCGCCGCGTTTCTAGTGCTGTCGACGTGTTTGTTTCTCCTCTGCGACCCGCGCTACCGCTTTTGGCTGCGGCGCAAAGAGCCCTATCTGGCGCTGGCCATCGCGGCAATATTTTTCACTCCCGTGGTGCTCTGGAACATGGAGCCTGGCTGGGCGTCGTTTAAATTCCAAGTGAGCGATCGATTGGCGGTGCAAGCGAATAACCCGCTGCGCCGCTTTAGCGAGTATGTGCTGATCCAGCTCGGTGTCACCTCGCCGATGTTTATTGCAGCGTTGCTGTTGATTGGCGCCGTGCCACGGTCGCTGCCGTGGCAGCCGCGCCGCGGTGCTTGGCGTTTTGCCTTGGCGTTTAGCTTGCCGCTGCTGCTTTTCTTGTTGGCCTATGGCAGCCGCGCGACGGTGAAAGCGAATTGGCCGCTGCCGGGATACTTGCCGCTCCTGCTGGCGGCTTATCCGGCGTATCGCTATCTGCGCTTCGGCAGCGGCCAGCGCATGAGGATAGCGGCGCGCCGCCTGCTGGTCTGTTGGTTGTGTGCGATGCCGCTGCTCTACGGCGTCGCGATCTATCACTTGACGAAGACTCTGCCGCACGTGAAGGTGCATCGCTGGACCACCGGCTGGCGCGAGTTGGGAAAGCTCGTCGGCAGCCACGCTCGCGTGTTGGAACAGGAATCAAGCCAAAAAGTGTTCTTGTTGGGCCTCGACACGCACTATCTGGCATCGGCCCTTTCGTTTTACGCCGAAGGCGGCTATCCGGTTTTTTCGCGCAACTTGATCGGCCGTCCGGCGTTGGCTTTCGCTTACTGGGGCGCGGCAACGGAGCCGCGAGGCATGAACGCGCTGGCGATCGATGTCAACGAACCGGATCCCTCGAAGCTGCGTCCGTACTTTGAGCGGGTGGACGAGCAGGTGACGCGCGTGCCAGTCATGCTCGGTGAGCGCAGGCTCTACGATTTCTATTTGGTCAAATGTTACGGTTACAAGGGTATCGGAGCGGCGCAGAAAAAGCTGAGCTCAGGTAGTGACTGA
- a CDS encoding ABC transporter permease, with the protein MKAEASLNLDLVETRSPSLWRNYVRRFRQNGLGTFGAVISILVIVLAIVAPLIAPYDPIQVNPDKIFAERGWSHWLGTDELGRDFLSRLIYGARVSLFVGVVAVVFKTIVGTVIGLVTGYFEGFIDNFLMRCLDVLYAFPRTLLALLILAVVGPSIPALIFVIGLGGIPQFARIVRGAVMSAKQNEYVTAARSLGSTSSRILRRYLLPNVLAPILILSSLSLARAITAEAGLSFLGLGIDPTIPTWGGMLRAGGPYLRLHPHLAIFPGLLIMLAVLGFNAMGDAIRDILDPRMMSRVRGGRST; encoded by the coding sequence ATGAAGGCTGAAGCGTCGTTGAACCTAGATTTGGTGGAGACCAGGAGCCCGAGCCTGTGGCGCAACTACGTGCGGCGCTTTCGGCAAAACGGCCTCGGCACGTTCGGCGCCGTGATCAGTATCCTTGTCATTGTTCTCGCCATCGTTGCGCCGCTGATCGCGCCCTACGATCCGATTCAAGTCAATCCCGATAAGATTTTCGCCGAGCGCGGCTGGAGCCACTGGCTCGGCACCGACGAGCTGGGGCGCGACTTTCTTTCGCGCTTGATCTACGGCGCGCGCGTCTCGCTATTCGTCGGGGTCGTCGCGGTGGTGTTCAAAACCATCGTTGGCACGGTGATCGGCCTGGTGACGGGCTACTTTGAAGGTTTCATCGATAATTTTCTGATGCGCTGCCTGGACGTGCTCTACGCTTTTCCACGGACGCTGTTGGCGCTGCTTATTCTCGCCGTGGTGGGACCGAGCATCCCGGCGCTGATTTTCGTCATCGGCTTGGGCGGCATTCCGCAGTTCGCCCGCATCGTGCGCGGCGCGGTGATGTCGGCAAAGCAAAACGAATACGTCACCGCCGCGCGCTCGCTGGGCTCGACCAGCTCGCGGATTCTCAGGCGCTATCTTTTGCCCAACGTGCTGGCGCCGATCTTGATTCTTTCGAGCCTGAGCCTCGCGCGGGCGATCACCGCCGAGGCGGGCTTGAGCTTTCTTGGCCTCGGCATCGATCCGACGATCCCGACTTGGGGCGGCATGCTGCGCGCCGGCGGTCCCTACTTGCGACTCCATCCCCATCTGGCTATCTTTCCGGGGTTGTTAATTATGTTGGCAGTGTTGGGATTTAATGCTATGGGAGATGCAATCCGCGACATATTGGACCCACGCATGATGAGCCGGGTGCGCGGTGGAAGGTCGACGTAA
- a CDS encoding glycosyltransferase family 9 protein has translation MRLRSFDGFLMGTIKHLRWLDHWVGLPLCFLLTLARRLIDLAQRTTQTPPRSVVFIKLVEQGSTVLAYAALRRAIDRLGKETVYFMVFEENRFILDAMKMIEPANVLAIRNRGRLTAMADMLRALWTLRRRRVEAAIDLEFFARGSAALAWLSGCAVRIGFHASGGEGPYRGDLMTHRLRHNPYLHTADTFGLLVDALELPPGSLLPMAKTHGAAPAHADLPPQVAPSDAELIDVSSIVQSALAVGKCSSLILLNPNCSDILPLRRWPEPHYVELARLLIRRYPHVHVAVTGAPAERSAAEAFVRRVDSPRCFSLAGRTTLRQLLVLYCMAEILVTNDSGPAHFATLTPIDVVTLFGPETPQLFAARSPRNHVFWRALACSPCVSALNQRTSDCRNNTCMQQITVQEVFAKVCEIYDRRALANAASHEAPAAAARATGT, from the coding sequence ATGCGGCTAAGGTCTTTTGACGGCTTCTTAATGGGCACCATAAAACACCTTCGATGGCTCGATCACTGGGTCGGGCTCCCGCTTTGTTTCCTGCTCACTCTAGCGAGGCGTTTGATCGATTTGGCCCAGCGCACTACCCAGACGCCGCCGCGTTCTGTTGTTTTCATCAAATTGGTCGAACAGGGTTCCACGGTCTTAGCTTATGCGGCGCTGCGCCGCGCCATCGATCGCCTTGGCAAGGAAACCGTCTATTTTATGGTGTTCGAGGAGAATCGTTTTATCCTTGACGCCATGAAAATGATCGAGCCGGCCAACGTGTTGGCGATTCGCAATCGCGGCCGCTTGACGGCCATGGCCGATATGCTGCGAGCGCTTTGGACGCTGCGCCGGCGCCGGGTCGAGGCAGCCATCGATCTAGAATTTTTTGCCCGCGGCTCCGCCGCTCTTGCGTGGCTAAGCGGCTGTGCCGTGCGCATTGGCTTTCACGCCAGCGGCGGCGAAGGACCCTATCGCGGCGATTTGATGACGCATCGGCTGCGCCACAATCCCTATCTCCATACGGCCGATACTTTTGGTTTGCTGGTGGATGCATTGGAGTTGCCGCCCGGTTCGCTGCTGCCCATGGCGAAGACTCATGGCGCCGCGCCGGCGCATGCCGACTTGCCGCCGCAGGTGGCGCCCAGCGATGCCGAACTGATTGACGTCAGCAGCATCGTCCAAAGCGCGCTGGCCGTGGGCAAGTGCAGCTCGCTGATCTTGCTCAATCCCAATTGCAGCGACATCCTGCCGCTGCGGCGCTGGCCGGAGCCGCACTACGTTGAGCTCGCGCGTCTCTTGATTCGGCGCTATCCGCACGTTCACGTCGCGGTGACTGGCGCGCCGGCGGAGCGCAGCGCTGCCGAAGCATTTGTCCGCCGGGTCGATTCACCGCGCTGCTTCAGCCTGGCAGGCCGCACGACGCTGCGCCAGCTGCTCGTGCTTTACTGCATGGCGGAAATTCTCGTCACCAACGACAGCGGCCCGGCGCATTTTGCCACGCTGACGCCGATCGACGTCGTGACATTGTTCGGACCGGAAACGCCGCAGCTCTTTGCGGCGCGCAGTCCGCGCAACCACGTCTTTTGGCGCGCTCTTGCGTGCAGCCCCTGCGTCAGCGCGCTGAACCAGAGAACTTCTGACTGCCGCAACAACACCTGCATGCAGCAAATCACGGTGCAGGAAGTCTTCGCCAAAGTCTGTGAAATCTACGATCGCCGCGCGCTGGCCAACGCGGCGAGCCACGAAGCTCCGGCGGCGGCGGCGCGCGCCACCGGGACCTAA
- a CDS encoding extracellular solute-binding protein, protein MVALWLSLLFCVSLTGAAWGQKATSLADLVKYTKADREKVLYEGAKKEGKVVWYTSLVPSKDIAKIFEAKYPGVAVEVYRAGGIELANRALSEFKARRYIVDTVETTPGALMTMRDENFFSPYTSPHLKNFPDSAKEKAKNDLVYWTTDRESYIGFAYNKNAAKGIELPKKFDDLLKPVLKGKMAISSDESSARQFGAIAYFKSDGFIRKLKDQEVTLHGASGPGFNELIVSGEAPMSFVGFSTNVAHAAAKGAPIGWHPLDLAVANAGSVGISANAPRPHAGLLLLDFLISPDGQKMFSETFSYGSGAKNYGFQKFYPEKGLTTAEYADRVERWMRLIKEITRKS, encoded by the coding sequence ATGGTCGCTTTGTGGCTTAGTTTGCTGTTTTGCGTATCACTGACCGGCGCTGCGTGGGGACAGAAAGCTACGAGCTTGGCCGATCTGGTGAAATACACCAAGGCCGACCGCGAGAAGGTTCTTTATGAAGGCGCGAAGAAAGAGGGCAAGGTCGTTTGGTACACGTCATTGGTGCCGTCTAAAGACATCGCGAAGATTTTTGAAGCGAAGTATCCCGGCGTCGCGGTCGAGGTCTATCGCGCCGGCGGCATCGAGCTGGCCAACAGAGCGCTGTCGGAGTTCAAGGCGCGCCGCTACATCGTCGACACCGTCGAGACCACGCCGGGCGCTTTGATGACCATGCGCGATGAAAATTTCTTCAGCCCTTACACTTCGCCGCATCTGAAAAACTTTCCCGATAGCGCCAAGGAAAAGGCCAAGAACGATTTGGTTTATTGGACCACCGACCGCGAATCGTATATTGGTTTTGCCTACAATAAGAACGCCGCCAAGGGCATCGAGTTGCCGAAGAAATTCGACGACCTGTTGAAGCCGGTGCTCAAAGGCAAGATGGCGATCAGCAGTGACGAGAGCAGCGCCCGGCAGTTTGGTGCCATCGCCTATTTCAAGAGCGATGGCTTCATCCGCAAGCTGAAAGATCAAGAAGTGACGCTGCACGGCGCCTCGGGGCCCGGCTTCAACGAATTGATCGTCTCCGGCGAGGCGCCCATGTCCTTTGTGGGCTTCTCGACCAACGTCGCTCACGCTGCTGCCAAGGGAGCGCCGATTGGGTGGCATCCGTTGGACTTGGCTGTGGCCAACGCCGGCAGCGTCGGCATTTCGGCGAACGCGCCGCGTCCCCATGCCGGTTTGCTGCTGCTCGATTTTCTCATCAGTCCAGACGGGCAAAAGATGTTTTCTGAGACTTTTTCCTATGGTAGCGGCGCGAAGAATTATGGCTTCCAAAAGTTCTATCCGGAAAAGGGGCTGACGACCGCTGAATACGCCGATCGGGTCGAACGATGGATGCGCTTGATCAAGGAAATCACGCGTAAATCTTAG
- a CDS encoding alpha/beta hydrolase, producing MGRVKNLEEVKAMVLSRTGKRNTFRHAKMEDVQSVLANLTSKDPELWAKEWSRVAKPYEDKAAQAEKQGNFKEARENYVQAYCYYATGRYPTPHTPGKMECFRKSLEVYEKAGKYFEPVLERVEINSKVGKIPIYVRLPKDGKKHAMVINFGGIDSFKAESYEYDEGLQKNGMATCAVDMPGVGECPIKASPTADVIFSSVIDYLETRADVDPKKIAIMGRSFGGYWSAKMAYVEAKRLRASIVWGGGVHYFFQEDWLRESTNAESYLMDHDIARCRLFGVEKFDDLFKPWSALSLKDQGWLDKPSCPMLIVNGKEDLQTPIADLYILLEYGSPKSARVFPGGHMGQTPQTFPTIVNWLKNELQ from the coding sequence ATGGGCCGCGTGAAAAATCTCGAAGAAGTTAAAGCGATGGTGCTGTCGCGCACCGGCAAACGCAACACCTTTCGCCATGCCAAAATGGAGGACGTCCAATCGGTCCTCGCCAACCTCACCAGCAAAGACCCTGAGCTCTGGGCCAAAGAATGGTCGCGGGTGGCCAAGCCTTACGAAGACAAGGCCGCGCAAGCTGAAAAGCAAGGCAACTTTAAAGAAGCTCGGGAAAACTACGTCCAAGCCTATTGCTACTACGCCACCGGCCGCTACCCGACACCGCATACGCCGGGGAAGATGGAATGTTTTCGCAAAAGCTTAGAGGTCTACGAGAAGGCCGGCAAATATTTCGAGCCAGTGCTGGAGCGCGTCGAGATCAACTCCAAGGTCGGGAAAATTCCCATCTACGTGCGCCTGCCCAAAGACGGCAAGAAACACGCGATGGTCATCAACTTCGGCGGCATCGATTCGTTCAAGGCCGAAAGCTACGAATATGACGAAGGCCTGCAAAAAAACGGCATGGCCACCTGCGCCGTCGACATGCCGGGCGTCGGCGAATGTCCGATCAAAGCCTCACCGACGGCAGATGTAATTTTCAGCTCAGTCATCGATTATCTCGAAACTCGCGCCGACGTCGATCCGAAAAAAATCGCCATCATGGGCCGCAGCTTCGGCGGCTACTGGTCAGCAAAGATGGCCTACGTCGAAGCCAAACGCTTACGCGCCTCGATCGTATGGGGCGGCGGTGTGCATTATTTCTTTCAAGAAGATTGGCTGCGCGAATCGACCAACGCCGAAAGTTATCTGATGGACCATGATATCGCCCGCTGCCGCTTGTTCGGCGTCGAGAAATTTGACGATCTCTTCAAACCTTGGTCGGCGCTTTCACTTAAGGATCAAGGCTGGCTCGACAAACCGTCGTGCCCGATGTTGATCGTCAACGGCAAAGAAGATTTGCAAACGCCGATCGCCGATCTCTATATTTTATTGGAATACGGCAGCCCCAAATCCGCCCGCGTCTTTCCCGGCGGCCACATGGGGCAAACGCCGCAGACCTTTCCGACGATCGTGAACTGGCTGAAAAACGAGCTCCAATAA
- a CDS encoding ABC transporter permease produces MISYLLNRFAQLVPVLVGCSLLVFLALQLLPGDAAQIYLGDREFNQEDYLAMREYLGLDEPIHVQYYKYVKNIVHGDFGRSVRTHEKVLPTILDRLPASLTLAAAALFVALIIGIPVGILSAVKPYSRLDQGSMIGALLGVSVPNFWLALMLILFFSLYLDWLPASGRGTPPDLKHLILPAIVLGSAYAATICRLTRSCMLEVLNHDFVRTARAKGLWEFFVVNKHAFRNALIPVVTEVGISIVGLIEGSTVIEVVFAWPGIARLAFTAAQSRDFPMLQGCVLLVAALFVVVNLLVDALYYYLDPRIKFAGAAHEG; encoded by the coding sequence ATGATCTCCTATCTCCTCAACCGATTCGCGCAGCTTGTTCCCGTCCTGGTTGGCTGTTCACTGCTGGTCTTTCTTGCGCTGCAGCTCCTGCCGGGCGATGCGGCGCAGATCTATCTCGGCGATCGCGAGTTTAATCAGGAAGATTACCTGGCGATGCGCGAGTATCTTGGCTTGGACGAGCCGATTCACGTTCAATATTACAAGTACGTCAAGAATATCGTGCACGGGGATTTCGGCCGCTCGGTGCGCACCCATGAAAAGGTTTTGCCGACGATCCTCGATCGGCTGCCGGCGAGTTTGACTTTGGCGGCCGCGGCGCTGTTCGTCGCGCTGATCATCGGCATTCCGGTGGGCATTCTTTCGGCGGTCAAGCCCTATTCGCGCCTCGATCAGGGCAGCATGATCGGCGCGCTGCTCGGCGTTTCGGTGCCGAATTTTTGGTTGGCGCTGATGCTGATCCTGTTTTTCTCGCTTTACCTGGACTGGCTGCCGGCGTCGGGACGGGGCACGCCGCCGGATCTGAAGCACTTAATCTTGCCGGCGATCGTTCTGGGCAGCGCCTATGCCGCGACGATTTGCCGACTGACGCGCTCCTGCATGCTGGAGGTTTTGAACCACGATTTCGTGCGCACGGCGCGCGCCAAGGGCTTGTGGGAGTTTTTCGTCGTTAACAAGCATGCGTTTCGCAATGCGTTGATCCCGGTGGTCACGGAAGTCGGCATTTCGATTGTCGGTTTGATCGAAGGCAGCACGGTGATCGAAGTCGTGTTCGCCTGGCCGGGCATCGCCCGGCTGGCTTTTACCGCGGCGCAGTCGCGCGATTTTCCGATGCTGCAGGGCTGTGTGCTTTTGGTGGCAGCGCTATTTGTCGTGGTCAATCTCTTGGTCGACGCGCTCTATTACTATCTCGATCCACGGATCAAGTTCGCCGGAGCGGCCCATGAAGGCTGA